A genomic stretch from Pontivivens ytuae includes:
- a CDS encoding phosphatidate cytidylyltransferase: MISAAVLGGVALVVFLFGGLWSATLLAIGTAAMIWEWREMVVGKGQGLRLRALPMVLAGPAGVLAAGLASPAVGFAVLLVLLGAGVLAERARLRFIVPGVLYIGIAMICIEAMRNDFRFGFLAVLWLVLVVIAVDVGGYFGGRIFGGPKLWPAVSPKKTWAGLIGSVLFAQITGFLFAILTPVPYAAEVALMSALVALIAIGGDLLESSAKRYFGVKDSSRLMPGHGGILDRLDGLMAAALFVAAVSFLRGQNIFLWG, from the coding sequence ATGATCTCCGCCGCCGTGCTGGGCGGCGTGGCGCTCGTCGTGTTCCTGTTCGGGGGCCTGTGGAGCGCCACGCTGCTCGCCATCGGCACCGCCGCCATGATCTGGGAGTGGCGGGAGATGGTCGTGGGCAAGGGGCAGGGGCTGCGCCTGCGCGCGCTGCCCATGGTTCTGGCTGGTCCGGCGGGCGTGCTAGCGGCGGGTCTCGCGAGCCCCGCGGTGGGTTTTGCCGTGCTGTTGGTGCTGCTCGGCGCCGGGGTGCTGGCGGAGCGGGCGCGGCTGCGCTTCATCGTGCCGGGCGTGCTCTATATCGGCATCGCGATGATCTGCATCGAGGCGATGCGCAACGACTTCCGCTTCGGCTTCCTCGCGGTGCTCTGGCTCGTACTGGTTGTGATCGCGGTCGACGTGGGCGGCTATTTCGGTGGCCGGATCTTCGGCGGGCCGAAGCTGTGGCCCGCGGTCAGCCCCAAGAAGACCTGGGCGGGCCTCATCGGCTCCGTCCTCTTCGCGCAGATCACCGGGTTCCTCTTCGCGATCCTCACGCCGGTGCCCTACGCGGCGGAGGTCGCTTTGATGTCCGCGCTGGTCGCGCTGATCGCCATCGGCGGGGACCTACTTGAAAGCTCTGCGAAGCGCTATTTTGGAGTGAAGGACTCCAGCCGCCTGATGCCGGGCCATGGCGGGATCCTCGACCGGCTCGACGGGCTGATGGCCGCGGCGCTTTTCGTGGCGGCGGTCAGCTTCCTGCGCGGGCAGAACATATTCCTGTGGGGATGA